The genomic window GGGTCCCACAACCGATATCCCTTTACTCCTTTAGCATAGCCAAGAAAGATGCACCTCCAATAGTTTCTGTCCAATTTTATCCTCTTTTCTTTTAGAATCCACATATATGCATCACATCTAAAGACACGAAGATGGGAATAATTTACTAGCTTGTCGCTCCAAAGTTCTTCTGAAATTTTCAACCCAAAAAATTTTGTTGATGCTCGATTGATCAAATAACAAGCCGTGCATACAGCCTCTGTCCAAAATCTCTTATCAAGTTTTGCAATGCTCATCATACTACGGACTCTTTCCTTGAGTGTTCTATTAATCTCTCTGCCACACCATTTTGCTGTGGTGTCTCGAAAATCATAAGCTGTCGTCAAATTTCATGCTCGCCacaaaactcatcaaactccttggAGCAATGTTCTCCTCCATTATCAGAATGTAGGTATTTAATTTTCAAACCTTTTTCGTTTTCCATCAAGGCTTTGAATTTCTTGAAGGTTTCTAAAATATCAAATTTTCACTTCAGAATATATATCCAAGTCTTTCGAGAATAGTCATCAATGAAGAAAATGAAATAGGAACACCCACCCAATGATCTATCAGGTGACTCCCAAGTATCTGAGTGGATTAGCTTAAGAAATTTTTTACTCCGCTACTGTAATAAAGAGAAAGAGATCCTTCTTTGTTTACCATAGATGCAATCTTCATAAAATTTCAGTGGTCCTGATTTGAACCCCGAAAGAAGctccttatttgataataattgtaGCCCACACTCGTTCATATGTCCCAAACGTCGATGTGAAACCGTCGGAGACACCATCTCTGAACTTGCTACTGCCACCTCTCCCACCTGAGTCTCACCCATCAATTTATAAAGATCACATATTTGTACTCCCTTTATCACCATCAAACACCCTTTGGATACCTTCAAttgatctttctctctgataAACTTTAAGCCTTGCTTACAAAACTTTTCAAGTGACAGAAGACTCTCACATAGTGCAGGAATATGTCGTACATTAGAAACTGTCCGAACTATaccatcaaatattttgatctgaACATCTTCCACTCCAATCATAGAATAAGTTATATTATTACCCACATAGATAACTTCTATATCCAATGATTTGTATGTATGAAAACACTCCCTAAAAGGAGTCATGTGAAAAGATGCCTCCAAATCCAAAATCTAATAATGTGCGAGCTCGAATCTCTCTAATGTTGTCAATGCATCTCCGTCATCTGAAGTAGCCGAACCAGTTTCACTTTCTGCTACATTGCCTTGAAAGTTTTTCGATTCAGATTTTGTATCAACTCCTTTAGTCCGACAATCTTTCTTTACATGCCTTATTTTTTCACAATTCCAGCATTTCACCTTTTTTTGCCCTTGGATTTAGATCTTGTCCTTCCTTGATCACCACGTTCCTTTTCGAAAAGTCTGCCCCATGCTATCATGGCTTCTCCTGAAGAGCTTTCTTGACTAGATTTTCACCTCATCTCTTCTGTAAGCAATGATGCAACAACTGACTCCATCTTGAGGATTTCAATGTAACTCAAGTTCATGATAAGATTATCCCAAGACTTCAGTATAGAACAAAATAGAATGCTGACCTTCTTTTCATCATCAATTTTGACATCTAGGGCCGCAAGCTTGCTCATAATGAAATCGAATACACCCAAGTGCTTTTGAATTGATGTCCCATCCTTCATCTTCAAGTTGTATAATTGTCAtcttaaatagattttatttaccaaAGTCTTACCTTCatagagattttttattttttttcaaacccCTTTTGCAGTAGTCTTGATCTCAATATTGAACAATACCAAATCATCCAACGCCAAATAGAGGTTCGCCATTGCCAGCTTGTCTTTCTCTTCAAATTGTCCATCCATCATCTCTTGAGGTTTGCATTCTTTTCCTTACAAAGTAATTTCACAACCATCTTGGATCAATACTGCCTGCATCTTCATCTTCCAAAGTGCAAAGTTTGATCTATCAAACCTCGATATCTCGTATTTTGTTGTCGTCACCTTGTCCGCCattgtttcaaatcaaatcaactacAAAAGAATCTCCTGCACTCTAAGACCAAACTGAAAGAACAGGCCATGGGGTAATCAAGCACATCTCGATCCACACAGCACACAAACACAGCAGAAACAAGATTGTTTTGTAGAGAAAAGATAACTAGAACAAACGTAGAATGCAAAATAAAGGAGATAATCAAgcaataaaaataagagaaaagaaagtaCACCAGATTTACGTGATTCGGCCTGATTATTGGCCTACGTCCACAGGCAAGACCTCCTCAATATTCTTCTATTAATAATCTATGGTATAataaagtacaaaattagagaagaagaaaaataaaagacttacagactctcttttacaaaaaaaataagatcAACCGTCGGATCTGCATCACACGGCCTAAAACCACCCAAAAAATGATCAGGATCAGGCCCAAATCAATTCGAAAATGCTATCAGCCGTTCGATCAAAGTCGGAAGGAATAGACCGCGAAAAATGCTGAAGAAACGGACgtcggtccatcatggaccgcgagaaatacCCTGGAAATGGGTGCTTGGTCCACGCGCTTGCCGTGAACCGCGAGACCGTGGTAGACCGCGTACACCGCACGCTGGGCCGTACTCGTGCTGGGCTGTGCTCGTACATGGATCTGGGCCGGGCCTGGCCTGCCTGCTAGGCTCGAATCGGACTTCTCACATGGGCTTCATCCTAAcagatgccatgcacctcatccGCATGATTTGTGCTCTTGGTCGATGCATTTGATTCAAAAAGGAATGCGACACAAAATCCCACTATCAGTAGTGAATGCGACGCAAAATCCCACTATCAGTTCCTGTTATGTTGGATTCCGATGGGAAAACTTGAACTAAATTCTGAAGGAAGCCGAGCAAGTCATGTGTCTAGAATTATTTGAATCAATCTCATATGGATGGCTGACATGGAATCATTCATGGCGTTCATCTGATGTGTGTGAGCTATGTTGGAAAGCGGCATAGCAGTTAATAATTGTTTTGAAGAAACAGGCCAGGAAGCATGAAGGCATTTATATAGTCGGTaagatgctctctctctctctctctctctctctctctctctctctctctctctctctctctcaggtaTGCTTGTAGTAAACTTGGAATTTTGGAGTAAATAATGCAAAGACTCTTCATGTGAAAAAAAGGGAATAAGGCGCTCTTCTAATCTGATAGTTACTATATTGTCACTTTATTTGAACACCTAAGGTTCGAAAAAATTTTGTTGAAGGAATCTACATTTTTCGCGAGTAGATAAGCTGACAAAGAAAAGGAGATATTGGTTCAATGCTTCACCTTCTATTTTTTTGAAATGTGGTTGAAGCTATGGATTTAATTCAGTATTCTTGGACAAGGAGATGTTGGTGAGGGAGATAAAAGCTCTTCGCCAACCATCTTAACTAGGACAAATTTAGCTCTGCAAGGAATGTGGCTGGAACCAGACAAGACTTTGCCTCATAAAATCAGTGGCTTGATGCAAAACTGTTGTGGAAATGATGGGGTCCAAACCAAAGTATAGGACTAATAAGCTGCTCATAAGCAACCTGGCTTGTCTGCAGTCCTAATCTAGGACCTCCAAGTGGAATAACCTTGgcccatatatatctatatctacccATCTACATCTATCTATTTATATATctccatgtgtgtgtgtgttaaaaGAATTTTTCGTAAAACACTACATTAGAGTTATCTTCTCATATAAGAATGTTGTTTATGCTTGGGTTTGATATAGACTACAGCGCTAGTTGATAGCCCAGCAGAGAGGATCAAGTTTCTTTTTGGTATATTTTAACTTGTAATGGGGGTAGCTGAAGCGATACGCAACACGTGCATGATAAGGTCGCATTCGTGTTCGTTTGGTAAACGGGCTTACCGCATCGAGGCGTAAAAGGAGAGCCGTAGATGCGGTCTTAGctggtccctctctctctctctctctctctctctctctctctctttcatgcACGCAAGCGTGTGGTTGAGCACTACTTTCACCATCTCTCCAGAAAAGAGGGGTTGGATTTGGAAGAAAAATAAATGCTTATATGGAATGGAGCCCATATATGGCTTAAAATAATGCCTAGAATTAGCTCAATAATCACACCCACTTGCTTTGGAAGCGACCACATCAAATGTTTAAGCTATTCTTCAAGCCATTTAACTTTCTGAGAGAGTGAGAATCCAAAATTTGTGGATTCGTGTCTAGCTAGATACCTCCTCTTTTTCTACAAAGGTGGAACTTTCCTCCCTTATGTCTAAAAGAAAAGCACTTATTGCAATGATTTTTAAGGAGAGGGATTTCTTTGTGATCATGGACATGTACATAGGGCTGTAAATGAGTTAAGCCTAAGTGACCGGGGTCTAACTCATTTAGCTActattacattaaaaaaaaaaaaaaaaaaaccgcaaTTAGTTTCAAGCGAAACCTATTCATGGGTGTGAAGGGTATGAATGGTGAAGTGAAACCTACTTATGAGATGCATCTTTTATTAATTATACTTTgagttatattattattttaaaatgctGGGTATGAAGGGAATTGAACactccaaaaaaaaatcataccatCTCAAAAGTGGACCCTATCTTGATCCACTGGATCTAACCTAAATTCAAATGTTATCCGACCCAAATCCAATCCTTGCCCCATGTGATACTAAATGACTGTACCCGAAGCCAAACCAACCCAATTCTTGAATGTGTTGGGTATGAATTTGAATAAGGGTCATTATTTGATTACTATTCCACTATAATAGCTGTTTCATAATACTAGTAACTATATGTACTATttattctacaaaaaaaaaaaaaaaaaaaaactatatgtATTTATTATCATTTACATTATTTATTAAAACATGTTTTAAAGCATTATTTCTTTCTAGTTGAAAAAGTAATTTTTGATTCATCTAGCTCATAAAAGATATTCCTTATTAGATCAATTGTGATTTCGGcaattaaaagtgtatttttttgGCTGCTACTGTCTATGCTAATGACAAAAATAACTATTATAATTTGTTATCATTTAAAACTAGAACAATCTCATTGTAGAAATCTTTGTCCAGTAATAATTATGACAGCCATTATAATGGTGAATGatgatgttgatttttttttaaaattttggtaGAAGATGGTGTTGATGTTAAGACGTGGCATTTGTTAAATCTTTGGTGAGCGAAAAGAAAATGCGGTAGAGAGTGTCAATGGGAGTTTTTGAACTGCACAAATGACTATGCCAGCTTTAATTCCTCTTATCACATTAGTTGTTTTTATATTAGTTGTTGTTTTTGGGGCATATTGGTCATCATAATCTAGATAATAAAATGTGGTATCATAAGAGCCattctttgaaaaatttaatcaaaaaaatattttttggacaatatttagatagaaaaataatttattcatattcttttatGCTTTGAAAAATTGCTTGAGAATTTATTATTTTtgttcttttgcattattacttttctgaataaATTACTTAGATATATCCATATTTTATATGATatcctttattatataaatattattatatattatattatattatcatattatattattattgtaatatatatatatatatatatatatatatatatatatatatatatatatattattatagggTTAGGGGTATTTTAGAAATTAATATAAAAGATGGTTTTCTCGGCTAATGGAGAAATAACATACTCATCTTCTAGGTGGGTAGGACTTTTCGTCcattttagaatatattttttagtAGATGAATATCATGAAAATGTTGGTCAACTTTTTTATTGACCAACTTATCTATATTCTTATGCTTCTCTagattgataaattaattttttaaatatagtaTTTAATCATAtaatggagaaaaaaatttatccatattagaAGGTgggtaagatatttttttatctgttgaaaaaatattttttattttattcctaaaataccTCCAATtggataataataatagtaacataataatgataataaattctattatatattatagaATAATACATAATATGATGTAATAtagtataaaatataatataatctaaaaataatataatataatattactatATAATGATATTCATATAATCAAAAGAATTATAGAAAATATGGATGGATCAACATTAATAATAAATTTCAAGACCATTTCTAATATataaaagaatataaataaattatttttttgtataaatattgtatgaaaaatacttatttaaaaaaatataaatttttaataattttttttattctataaagattggatccttatccttgAGTATTATCTAGATAAAAACTAATTATATAAAGAAGTACGGGAGTATAAgtaaattgatcaagaaaaaaattattaatttttttttatatttacaataatctcctcctccctctccctaccccaaaagaaaaaaaaaaaaaaacaaaaacatttTCATGTCGGCAATTGGTCGTCCTACAAGCGTATCTGTGCGAAGAAAACCTTGATCCCACTGGCCGTTGGAGGATCACCTTCCTGCCAGGTCGGCAACCGTTCAATCATCACCATCCCATGATGTGAAATTAGAAAGCATTCCATGGGATTGACGTAGGACCATCCTTCCACGTGTCGCTATCACgtctcctccctcccctctccTGCCTCTCGGTATGCCTCCGCACCCGatcctttttttccttctctctttctcctttcgGCCATTGGATATATTGACACGTTAACAGCTTTCCCCGAAACCGATGGGGATACTCACCGCCCACACCTCCGCTGACGTGGAGCCAAAGATCCACCTCCATGGCGGGAAACTGGCCTTTTTCCCGCCATCTCTTTTTTTAGCCTTTttcctggaaaaaaaaaaaaaacacgccACGCATCACGCCGCTGCATCGCTTCTCGCTGTCGTTTCCGCTGACCGTTTCCCCCCTCCGTCAAACTTAATGGCCAACACGGAAGACGTGTCACCCACGCGTCAAAATCACGAGGGATCACGCGAGATCGTGCGGCCCACTAGCCCATTTAATATCCGCCGTTGTAAATAACCGATTTAATTCAGTGGGAGGCAAAGGAATACTGCACGTGGTGGGCAGCACGATTCCGCAGCGCAACGGCAGCACGTGGACTCTGACGCGGCGGAGTCACATGACACCCCCGGGGCCGACACGTGTCTCCCGAGTCTTAATGGCGGCACATGAACGGGCGCGTGCCTCCACGCCTCTGCCTGCCAATGGAGATCCGACACGTGTCCCCGTACACGCGCCCCTCCGTGTCATGTACGCATCAGATGTCCGGTCCGGTCCGGTCCGGTACAGGACCGGACCAGGACCGTTTCCCCCACCGAAATGTCCTCACGTGGTGGGGCCCATCTAGGACTCCGGTTTTCAGACCGCAGGCGGCGCCCAATCGAACCATCGTTTCCTCCGCTTCCAAAACACCATTAATGTTCCTTAAACTATTTCGAGTTAGTTGAATACAGGTTGGAATATTTCAAACAGCAAGACGGTAACGAGATCCGCTCTCTTATAATTACACGTGGCGGCAAGGATTAGATGCTGGACCCAATTCCACGAGCAATTCACGGCAAGGGCAAGGACTCGAAGATTTTTGTGGTAAGAGGAAGTGGTTAGCACTTGAGACCAGCTAATTAGTTAGACGGCGGGTTTGGGCATTTGGATGCAGCTCTGGGGGAGTTCGATCGGGGCATAATAATTAGTAAGAAGGTTGGTTAGGAAGCTGGCGGGGAGACCGGAACGCCGGAGACCCGCAACGGCCGTAACGACGAGAAAGAAATGACGCATGAGGCGACATGGGGGGCGGAGGGACCATAATTCCGGCAGCCCAGTGCTACGCTTGCGGAATAAGCCAAATAGCGGGGCCACCCACTCCTCGTGCCACGTGGAACCACGGGGAAGGGCAAGTCCATTCGCCAGGCCAAATTAGTTAGAAATTTTATATATACTACGTATGATATGATGGAGGTATAAGATGGTGATCACTTGTAGAGAAGGGTGACTTGAGGGAGAAGAAAAGGGGGGAgtaggagaggaagttggtgtGCTCTCTACGTGGCGGGGGCTGCCCGCGGTCCGGGTTATAGTTGTCGCCTGGCGGTTAGGTCAGCCCACTGCCCACGCCATGTGACGGTCGTTATGGCCTGGAGGCGAGGATTTAAATATGAAAGCCACCCCCCTCCCCGGGTCCGGGGTTGGGTTCGTGGGTTGTCACCACTGGGAACCGCGTGCTTTTACCCCAGCAACAgctagaggagagagagaaagatagggagggagggaaggagaggagaagaggagggcgATTAAAACATTGGTTCAGTTTTTGTTGTAGCCTTGGGGATCTCGTCCCGAATCCGGATCCGTTTGATTGAGAGAGATAGAGATAGAGAGagcgagagaagaaagaagagagggagagagttcAAATTAGAGGCGAGGGAAGAACGGGAAAAGGGGTCTCTGCAAAGAGGAAGCCTGGTTTTAGAGAGCCAATTAGAAGGGCCAAGGAGATGGAATGGCCGGCGTGTTTGGATGAGTTTCTCAGTCGGATGAATACTCCGAGGTCAGTAtccctgctctctctctctctctcagactcTGCTCTTATGGCCCCCTCTTCAGGTCTATTATTATTTCCGTACTGGTTTCTCCTTCATTTCAGAACTACCTCAGCCTTTTAATTGATGTTTTACAGTCATCTTTTTCCTTAATttgctcttcttcctcctctgctAAATTTGCCTCATCCCTTAAAGTTTTGCTTCTttgaaaattattattcatcctTCATTCCCACTGATTCTGATATTTTGGACCGTTTCTGCGTCAAATCTCCGACTTCGTCCCATTTTCCAGTCTTCCACCGATTTTCTTTCCACATGCCTACCGGTGTTTTGTTTAATTACTTCCACTCCCTAATAGATCTGGAACGTTCTCTCTTTCTCCTCGGTTGACTTACTTGTCCTCTTGCTTGCTTGGTTGCAGAGTCGTCATCGACAATGCCGTGTGCCCCACGGCGACCCTGGTCAAGGTGGACAGCGCCCGGAAGCACGGCGTCCTCCTTGAGGCGGTCCAGGTCCTCACCGACCTCGACCTCTCCATCAACAAGGGCTACATCTCCTCCGACGGCCGCTGGTTCATGGACGTCTTCCACGTCACCGACCACATCGGCCGCAAGCTCGCCGACGACTCCGTCATCTCCTACATCGAGCAGTCCCTCTCCCCCGGCGCCACACCCCGCTCCGCCACCCTCGACGGCCTCACCGCCCTCGAGCTCACCGGCACCGACCGCCCGGGCCTCCTCTCGGAGGTCTTCGCCGTCCTCGCTGACCTCCGCTGCGCCGTCGTCGAGGCCAAGGTTTGGACCCACAATGGCCGGATCGCCGCCCTCATCTTCGTCCGGGACGAGGATTCCGGCTCCCCGATCGACGATCCCCAGCGGATCCGCCGCGTCGAGGCCCGCCTCCGCCACGTCCTCAAGGGCGACCACGACATCCGCGGCGCCAAGACGGCCACCGTGCCTCTGCCGTCGCTCACTCACTCCGATCGCCGCCTTCACCAGCTCATGTTCGCCGACCGCGACTACGAGCGCATCTCCTCCGCCAAGACCACCTTCTCGTCCTCCGCATCGTCGTCGCAGCCGTCCATCGTTTCGGTCCAGCACCGGACCGAGCGCGGGTACTCGATCGTCAACATCAAGTGCGGGGATCGCCCCAAGCTGCTCTTCGACGTCATGTGTACCCTCACCGACATGGAGTACGTCGTGTTCCACGGCACCATCGATACCGAAGGCGATCGAGCCCACCTGGTAAATTTTTCGGATTTTCCCCCATTTTTAGGTTAAATTTCGACTTTATTCGGTAATTTTTTGGGGGATTCTATTCGAATTAGGAGTTAATTCTTGAatttaccaattatttctttCCAGGAATTTTGCATCAGGCATCTAGATGGGAGCCCAATCAGTTCGGAAGCAGAGCGGCAGCGTGTGATCCAATGCTTGCAAGCTGCCATCGAGCGCAGAGCATCCGAGGTACCTTCCTCACCGTTCTTTGCAATAAATTAGCTTCGATTCCCTCCCAGAAAGAAAGCCTGATAGGCATCCGATTCTCTAATCCCAActacaattagatttgattcctCTCGTGGGTGAATCTCAGGGATTGCGATTGGAGCTGCACACGATGGACCGGCGAGGCCTTCTCGCCGACGTGACCCGGACGTTCCGGGAGAACGGCCTCTCGGTGACGAGGGCCGAGGTCTCCACCAAAGGCCAGATGGCGACGAACGTGTTCTACGTCACCGATGCCGCCGGCCACCCGGCCGACCCCAAGATGATCGATGCGGTGATCCAGAAGATCGGCGTCGAGAGTCTCAAGGTGAACGAGCGGGTCTGCGGGACGAGGCCGGCGGGCCACGAGGCGGCAGCCGGCGGTGGGGCTGCGCTGTTCTACCTGGGGAGCTTCGTGAAGAGGAATCTCTATAACCTGGGCCTCATCAGATCCTGTTCTTAGGGACAAAAGGCATATCGAGGGTGTGGGGGGATGGAATCCGTGGACCAATTGGGTGTGTGGATGGGTGCATATTAGCCGATAATGTACCTTGCCTTCTATTGGGTCGGGTCTTTTCTGGTTTGGTATGGTTTTGTACATAGGAAAAAGAAGGTTGGAAAGCTAGCGATGAGTTGCGCAGAGGAGAGCAAACCGGGTCCACGGTCAGGGCTGTTACTGTCTGTGGATGCGATGGTGAGAATTTGGGGGCCCCACACCGTGCATTGTtgtaaaaaagaggagaagaaacttCTAAAAGGCTGATAGAAGTATACAGAAAAAACAGAGTTGGGTTGGTTGGGTGATAGGAAGCTGGCTGGCCAGTGAGATtgtgtggtggtggtggtggaggcATTGGTG from Elaeis guineensis isolate ETL-2024a chromosome 4, EG11, whole genome shotgun sequence includes these protein-coding regions:
- the LOC105032983 gene encoding ACT domain-containing protein ACR8, with the translated sequence MEWPACLDEFLSRMNTPRVVIDNAVCPTATLVKVDSARKHGVLLEAVQVLTDLDLSINKGYISSDGRWFMDVFHVTDHIGRKLADDSVISYIEQSLSPGATPRSATLDGLTALELTGTDRPGLLSEVFAVLADLRCAVVEAKVWTHNGRIAALIFVRDEDSGSPIDDPQRIRRVEARLRHVLKGDHDIRGAKTATVPLPSLTHSDRRLHQLMFADRDYERISSAKTTFSSSASSSQPSIVSVQHRTERGYSIVNIKCGDRPKLLFDVMCTLTDMEYVVFHGTIDTEGDRAHLEFCIRHLDGSPISSEAERQRVIQCLQAAIERRASEGLRLELHTMDRRGLLADVTRTFRENGLSVTRAEVSTKGQMATNVFYVTDAAGHPADPKMIDAVIQKIGVESLKVNERVCGTRPAGHEAAAGGGAALFYLGSFVKRNLYNLGLIRSCS